In the Arachis ipaensis cultivar K30076 chromosome B04, Araip1.1, whole genome shotgun sequence genome, aaggaacaGTTAGAAAAATCAATTACAGGAGAAGATTGAGAGATCATTGAGATTGCGTTGCTGTTTTGAGATAAATCTGGAGAAAGCTTTGGAGGCATCTCATTCGactcatgatttcttgcacatcGACTTTTATGGTTTCCAAGCTTTGTTTCAAGGACCTAACCAACGTTAACATGTTATCAAGCTCCTTCCTCATCGCACGAACTTCTTCCTCCGCCGCGTCTTCCTCCGCCTCCTCCTCCGCCGCCGCACCATCCTCCTCTTCCGGATCCGGCTCCGGAGGGGGAGGCGCATGATTCAGCTGGAGCTCGAACGCGATCATGTCCTCCAACGCCTTCGACGCGAGATCGTTGATCTCCGCGATCGACCGTGACAGGTGGTTCTTCACAAACTGCGGATCGGAGACGAGCGACTTCCACCACTTGCACACGCACCTCAGCTGAAGCGGATCGCTCACCGGAGCCCTAGACAGGATCTCGATCATCAGATCCTCCGGCAGCGCCACCGCCAGGGGAGAAGGAGAGGGATCTTGAAGCCTCGTCGTCGTGCGGCGTCCTCGCTTCCGCGTGACGACGGTCATGAGTGCGACGATGTGGAGTAAAGGAGGGAAACGGAACGAGGGTTCGAGCTAGGGATTGCGTTGTGTTGTTCTTGCGTTTTCGTTCATCAGGGTTGGTGACTGGATCTGAATTCGGGTCGGATCTTGGTACCGTTTGGCATCTCCTTTTCTCTATAGGGGCTCCGATTTCGATGTGATCGAATTCCCCAAAGCGTGAAATCGCTATCAGGTTGACAGTTACCTTGaattgtcacccaaaaacgcgAGCAGTACTTCCCGTGCGCCCCGTTTTCGATACTCTCTTTTTTTAAGCGCAGTTACtgtttcaaaataaatcaatcaaaCGAAAATGTGTAAAATATAGAGTATTTATTTTTATCCATAATTACTTAGATCTCGAATACAGTGGAATAAATCATGTTACACAAGCATTTAGGAATATTGTACTCTAGATGTGAAAGAACCACGGCAATCACATTTCGGGTGTTATCGAGATATGATCAAAGCTCGGTATGCTACATAGCATGAAGACTCTATGGACATCCAGCAGAAAATTGCTTGCATCGAGAATGGTATTTCGGTCTATCCGACCCCAACACTCTGTATTCGACGTTTCTTCGAATGCTATAATTCTTCACTGCCAACAGAACAGCATCTCTACTATTCCTAAATCTGTGGCTCACTCAAAATTTTACCCTTCCATCTGTGTTGTAAACTTCACTGTCGCTAAAATTGAAAGGGTCATCTAGTTGTATCGCATCTAAATTAAGAGTCTGATAATCGTTTGAAACTTCTGATAACTGTGACACAAGTAACAGGGGAGGAAGAAGAAATCGAACACATCACCAGATGGGGTATCTGGTACATATTCCCCAGATGATTCACTATTGGTGGACGAACCACAGTCCACAGCATAATTCGAATCAAACTTATTCAACTCTATGTCACTAGTACCCTGCCGACGAAGTCAATCGGCCTCATCGGGACCGATACTTCATGGGTATTGAAAAAGATGATCCAAACTCACCAAACACATCACGAACCCCTGCATACAACTCCATTACATGTTGTGGCATTAGTCTACGATGCACATCAAACATTATACTAATGTGCTTATTAGTAAAACATCCTATTAGTAAAATCTCCACTAGACAACGGTGATAGGAATCTATATGCTACTCGGACAACCTCCTTCGAACCAATTGCCCCCTTGTTACTCAAGATGACATTCTTAAGTGCATTTAGAGAATCAACACGGAAAGTACATAACATTACAGTTGAATTGTATTCAAATATTACTCCCTCATCACCGTTTTTAATTATTCCATTGGGATAAACCACTGTATAAAAAAACTGATTACTAGcccttttttaaagaaaaataagggAAGAATAGATAAAAATAAGTGAGATTTGGTGTGAGGAATACAGGCTAAAGAGTTATGTatataaatgttttttttttttgtttacccaAATGGTATCCTTCAACCCGACAGGTTAAGCACTAATCTGTCGCGGATCTGAGTTCCATTTAAGGGTCTACCGTTgaccaatgagttgctgcatgcacaaagtaGAGTTCGAACTCTCGACACTTGTTTAAGCGAACGAGTGAGTTGACCATTCGACCAACCATAGATGTTTTTTTGTTATGTATCTAAGGTGCAAAAATTCCTATTTATTTAAGAATGTATCTCGAATACAATGCCATCAAATTCGTTATGGATGTATCCCAGATATAGTGATAGAAAATCTATTATGACTTTAATCCAGGTACAGATTTGTGCACATTTTTTTATTGTTCATATTTAAGGTACAATGTATCCGGAATGTTTATATAATGTGATTTGTTCCATTGAATTCGAAATATGagcaattataaataaaaataaatactttatattttacacatttttataattattgtatttaatttttaaataaaatatctcGATATTTATATATTGGAATGGCCAATATAATATTTTACAGCATATTTTTTTGTTATCCTAGACATAACATGAGATCTCCTGAgtttaaaaggaaaaagaaaaagttttagACCATATCATGAAATCAAATATAGTTTCGCAGTTATAAAAATGTTGTTAAACTTCTAGTTTTGAAgttaaaaggaagaaaaaaaatgataaacatGAGTCGTGCTAATATATAGATTTCAAATAATATGATTaggttcctttaatttatttgaataataCAGATGAATAAAGAAAATATTATTAGATACCACTTAGATATCGTGGCAACATGAGTGACAACCCACAATAGCTGGTGTAAATTCTTTCTCCTCTGAAATCTGAATGTTATGGTCTAGTAAAATAACGCTACCTATACGTcgctttatatatgtattttatatttaagtGACAAATTATTGTAGTTGcttggaaaataaaataataaaaatatataactatATTTAAATAATACGCGATATAAACATGTGATCTAATATATGTCTTCAATATAAATAAAATCATATTATATGATTTTGTTAGGTATCATAATTGAAATTATTCAAACTTCAAAATTATAGTATGCATTAGAATTGGAATTAAACTTTGTTCTCTCACTTTCGGTCATGATTAAAATACcccttccttttttatttttttgtcgtTGTTACGATTAAACTTGGGTCTCAAACAAATTAGTACAAATTCATGGGCCGGGTTAAAATAGTTTGGACCGGAGTGATGGAGGAAGCTTCCTGTGGATTCTTTATTTTTTCGCTAACCGCTAAGAACTTCGGCTTTATCACTTGGCTACAAAATTATTGACGTATACTAAAATAAAATCTTCATGCCATCTAGAAATTTCTTGCaagtaatttttttcttaatcacGTGtttaaattgataataaaaaaattacagaTAATAATATCATGGAAATTATTACGAGATTATGTATGTAAATACATTCTTTTTGTCTCTATCATCTTGGACCATAGTCACCAAAATCTTCAATATCCTGAGCTAATGGATTGGTTAAAAAGGTGTCTCTAATTCTCCCTATTTTTTGGTGCTGCTGTTTCTAATATAATACTCTAAGCGTGTGTCACGTGTATAATGTAGGAGCTTTAGCTAGCTAGTTAGCTTCCCAACTAATACACTTAAGTGATTCATTCTGTTGGCAAATCGAGTTAAGAGTATGAAAGTAATACTTAATATTCTAGCGCCAAATACAAGCCACCAAGAAGGATTCAAGAAAGATAATATAGTTTACTCAAAATAAATGcacgtatatatatttttttgaaacaaaaagttCCAATAAAGTGGAGCAGTACAAACTATAAAATTACtagataataaaacaaaaaattaaattgtaGTCATTTTTGATATTACCATTGTTAGTGAAGACAATGAAAAACCTTTTACATTTAGTCCTTACAGCTGAGTAAGTTATGACAGCTCAATACTATTCAGTTAGACTTTAGCTTAACAGCTAACTAACTTGTAATCACTTATCTTACCACTTATTAACAATGTATAAAATTCACTGTAACAAATAGAGAACTCACTTTTCCTTTCACTTTTTCAATGGATTCCCAATTTCACTTTCCTCTGTTCTCTCTCTAATCTCTCTTTCTTCTCGTTAAATCAACTTTAAGACTTCTAGTACCTTTCATGATATCAAAGCTTCGGTTCTGATCTATGGATCACCACATTTCTTCCGCTACATCAACTTAGGCAGCACAGCAAGCTTCAATGACGTTAATCGCAAACTTTCCAGACACAATCAAACTGGATGAAGACAATTTCAAAGCGTGGAAGCGTCAGGCTCTTGCATGTGTCAAAGCAAACAAATTACAGAGTCACATCACTACAAATTCAATTTCAAGCAAATTCAATTCAGAACAAGATCGAATTGAAGAAAAAATCTCACAAGAGTTTGAAGCCTGGGAGCAACGTGATGAGTGTTTGGTCGCGTGGATGCTCTCTGCCATGAATGAAGTCTTCGTGAACAAAGTTGTTGAATATGACTATGTGCACGAAATCTAGGCGTCACTGGAAGAATATTTCACAGCCAAGCAGAAATCAAAGATACGAATGTTGAAGGCACAACTAAAGATGATCAA is a window encoding:
- the LOC107638573 gene encoding uncharacterized protein LOC107638573 — protein: MTVVTRKRGRRTTTRLQDPSPSPLAVALPEDLMIEILSRAPVSDPLQLRCVCKWWKSLVSDPQFVKNHLSRSIAEINDLASKALEDMIAFELQLNHAPPPPEPDPEEEDGAAAEEEAEEDAAEEEVRAMRKELDNMLTLVRSLKQSLETIKVDVQEIMSRMRCLQSFLQIYLKTATQSQ